From the genome of Haloarcula taiwanensis:
CCTATCTTGTCCCACGTCGAGCCGTCGTCGGTGACGAAGACGCTCTTGTTGCCGTCGACGATGTGGCCCGAGCGGACGCCGTGGAAGTCAACGGCGTTGATGGCCGACCCGGAGCCGGGCGTGGTGTAGTCCCACGTCTCGCTCGCGCCGTTCTCGAAGCTGAAGTACATCTTGCCGGAATCGCCGGCGACGTAGACGTTCGCCTCGCCGGCCGCCCCGGTCACGGACACGTCGTTGAAGTTGTTGGTGACGTCCATCGGGGCGCTGTGGTCGGTGAGCACGCCCGACTCCACGTCGTACTCGCCGATAGCGCCCGAGGCCCCGACGAACCAGAGGGCCTTCCCGTCGTCGGTCACGTCGGCCCCGTAGAGGCTATTTCCGTTGCCAGTCGGGCCGCCGCCGATGACCTTCTGCCAGCCCTTGCTGGTCCGTTCGAGGACGATGCCGCCACCCGCCACCGCGTACGCACCGGCCGCGGTGTATTCGACGTCGTGGAGGGTGTTCCCGGTCGGGGACTCGACGGACTCCCAGGGGCCGGCCGCCGCAACCGTCCCGGAGAGGGCCGCCCCGCCGAGTGCGGCTGCAGCTGTCGTGCCGATACCCTTGAGTACGCCGCGTCGTGTCGCGTTGCGATCGGACATGACACCCGGTCCTGTGGACTGTCTCCACTTCAATGGGGGGCGCAGTTAACGACCTTTCACAGCGATTTAAACGTTTAAACGGCCGATATTCGAGGGAATTGCCCGTCGGACATAGAAAATTGGCGGCCCGAACCGAACCGATAAAATATCAGGTTAAGTCGCGTAAACGGACACAAGACTGATACCGCGAATCCATCCCGTCGCCTCAGGACAGGTCGGCGACGAGAGACGGGGCTTCCGCCGCGATGATCTCGTCGATGGCGACACGGGCCGCCGCCGGGTCCGCGGGCAGACAAAACACCGGCGTTTCGTCAGCGATACCTGCCGTCGCACGGATGGAGATGACACCGGCCCCCTGTTGCTCGAAGAGCAGTGCTCGGTACACCTCTTCAAATCCCGGGAGGGCCTTCTCGAACAGCGGGTGGACTGCTTCGAGGGTCTGCTCCGACCGCGCGACGCCGAGACCGCCCGCCGTGACGACGACCTCCACGTCGTCGCGGCCGACCAGCCTGTCGATGGTCCCCTGGATACCGTCATAGTTCCCTCGCAGTCGCTCACGGGCTGTAACCGTCTGTCCGGTGGATTCGAGGGCCGCTTCCACCGCCTCGCCCGTCGGGTCGCCTTCTTCGGTCGCCGTCCCGACCGTGACGACAGCGGTGGTCACCGACTGTTCCTGTGACGTGTCGTCTTGGCTTCCTGTCTGTGCTGTCGGCGTATCCGTTGTCTGAACCGCCGCTTCCTCTGGTGTATCTGCCGATTGGGTCGCTGCCTGTGCCTCGCCGTGGCGTTCCCTCTGTGCGTCCTCGTCAGGGCTCTGTGTCGTTGCAGCAGTCACTTCACCGTCCTGCGTTTCGGCCGCTGACTGGTTGTCCGAACTTTGGGCTGTCGCCTCGTCGATTTGTTCCGCCACAGAACTGTCGGCTTCGGCCGCCGTGGTGGGTTCGTCGCGGTTCTCAGCGGTATCATCCACTGCAGCAGTCGCTGTGCTGTCGGATTCTCCTGTCGCTATGTCATCGTTTCCCGACTCTGTGTCGGCCGCTTCGGTGGGTTCCGAAGCGGTGGCCTCGGTGTCAGTATCGACGGCCGCGGATTCCTCGTCGTCCCCTGTCTCACCCTCTGCTGTCTCGTCGTCCCCGTCAGTCGGACCGCGGCGTGTGTCACGGGACTGGAAATCCACCATACTCGTTCAACGGTCGGGGTGAATAAATACCCTGACGACCGTTTGTGTGCTTACTATTGATATAATATTTGAAACCGATAGCCTTAAAATATAGTAAGAAGGACAAAAATGTATGGCTGGGAGATACCACGTCGTCTGCCATGAGTGTGCGTTCGAGGGACTGTACGAAGAGTCGTCGGTCGCGGAGGGGCAGCGGGACGCACACGCTTCTGCCAGCGGGCACCGGATGAGTCTGGGTGACATCTCGAGCCGGGAAACGCCCGGGCTGTCACAGTAGCGGGACCGTTAGCGTTTTGCGCACGCTTGCCTGATTCTGACCTATGCAGCGACGTTGTTCCGTCGGTATTACTGGAGGGTGTCCATCGTGACGCACCGTTCGAGCGGGCGCGACGGGGTGGATGTCGATGGCTGACGACGAGTCCGGCTACGTCCACCGTCCCGACACGGAGCCACAGTCCACAGACCGCTCTCGCACAGACGGTGAGACAGGCACGGACCCCACCGACGGTCCCGAGTTCGGGACGAGCGGCTGGATTCTCGTCGGGATGATCGGCGTGGCGTTCCTCCTCGTTCCCGGCGCAATTTTGCTTTTGCCGTCCGCACAGGGCGTCATCAGTAGCTTCGGCCTCACACTCAGAGACGCCTATCTCACGCTCCCGCTCGTTCCGGCGTTCGTCCTCGGTGCGCTCGCGGTGTGGTCCGCGGTTCGCTCGCAGTCAGAGTGACCGAGAATAATTATATCAGGGACGCCTTTGCTAAGCTACTGAATGGTCCTGTCGCCGCTTACTGTCGTTTTATTGTCGGGTGTCGTCGGCATGGGCGTCGCCTTTCTGGTGTGGCTCCACCGGGACCGGCCGGGTGCAGGACCGCTGGCAGTGTTCGTCGTTGCGGCGAGCCTCTGGGCCGTTACGTACGGTATCGAGCTTGCTGTGCCGGGGCTGGCAACCATGGAGCGACTCGTCCAGGTGCAGCTGACGCTCTCGGTAATCATCCCCGTCGCGTGGCTCGTGACGGTTATCGAGTACACGGGGCATCCACACTGGCTCACCCAGCGCCGAACAGCGCTGTTGCTTATCGAACCGGCGGTGTTTGTCACGCTCGTGTGGTCGAATCACGCACACGAACTCATCTGGTCCGGTCGCGGGACGCAGTACGTCTCGGCGTCGTCGGTGACGCTCGTGCCCGCGTACGAAGTCGTGTACTGGGGCCACATGTCCTACATACTGCTGTTGATCCTCGCCGGCGGTGTCCTCCTGTTACGAATGCTGTTCCGGTCGAATCAGGTATTCCAGGGCCAGGGGCTCGCACTGCTGCTCGCCATCGCCGTCCCGACGGTCGTCCAGACGCTGTTTGTGCTCGGTGTGCTGCCGACCGCCTTCGACCCGACGAGTCTCGGGTACGTTGCATCGGGAGCCGTCCTCTCGGTCGCTATCCTCCGCGGGCAACTGCTCGACGTGGCACCGGTGACCCGAGAACTGGGGCGAGAAGCTATCTTCACCGAAATGGACGATATGGTCATCATTGTCGACGACGAGCGCCGCATCGTCGACATCAACGCGGCCGCCACGGCGTTGCTTGACGGTGACCAGACCGCGGTTCTGGGCCGCTCGCTCTCTCAGACATCACCGACACTAGCCGAGACGGTCCCCGGCCCTGGCGAGCAAACACAGACCGAGATGGCTCTCGACCGTGGCGGGAGTGTGCGGTACTACGACGTGCGCGTGATACCGCTGTACCGCGCGTACGGCGTTGTTTCGGGCCATCTCATCAGCCTCCGGGATATCACAGACCGCCGACAGCGCGAACAGCGGCTGGACGTGCTCAACCGCCTGCTCCGACACGACATCCGAAACGAGATGAACGTCGTCAAGGGGAACGCGGACCTGCTCAGGGATACAGCCGACACCGACGAGCGCGAGCGACTCGACCGCATTATCAGCACAGTTGACGACATCGTCGACCGAAGCAACAAAATCGGGCGAGTCACCGAGGCGTTAGAGACCGAACAGCACAGCCCGACAGCGCTTCGCCAACTACTGGAATCGGTCGTCAGCGATGCCCGGGACCGCCACCCTGACGTGGCGATCACGCTCACCTGCGAGGATGATATCTGGATTCGGGGTGGTCCGTCGGTCCTCATCGCGCTGGAGGAGCTAGTCGAGAACGCTGTCGAACATCAAGCAGCCGATGCGGACCGAGTTACGGTCGAGATTACGGCGACGCGGGCCGGTGGAACGCCGGGCGCGCGTGTGGCCGTTCACGACAACGGTCCCGGTATCACCGACCACGAGCGCGAGGTCATCCGTTCGGGGACCGAAACGCCGCTCAAGCACGGCTCCGGCGTCGGGCTGTGGCTCGTCAACTGGATTGTCCGGAACCTTGGCGGTCGGATGTCGTTCCCCGATACGGACGAATCGGGAACGACCGTAGAGCTGCAACTGCCAACGGCTGAGCCCGCCCACGCGACGGACGACCCAGTGGCGGCCCACAGCGAGAACGCTGACTGACCGTAGCTGCTACCACTCGATTTCGGCCTTGTCGCGCCAGAAGCGTCCGCTTGGTGCGTCGGGTCGGAAGCGGGCGAGCCAGACCGGCGTCTCGGCCCCCTTCTCCGGCGTCCGCGGGGCGCTGCCCTCAGTCATGTCCGTCTGGACGTAGCCCGGACACACCGAGTTGGCGACCAGCCCGTCGGCCGCGTACTCGCCGTCGAGGTACTTTGTCAGTCCGTTGACGCCCGTCTTCGAGATTCGGTAGGCCGGCGTGCCACCCGACTGGCTCTCGGTAATGGCTCCCAGCCCGGACGACATGGTGACGACGCGGCCGCCCTCCTCGGCCAGCAACAGCGGAAGGGCGTATTTCGTCATGAGGACTGCCCCCCGGAGGTTCGTATCGAGGGTGTGGTCGATGATGTCGGTCGGCATCTCGTCCAGCGGGTCACGTGAGTCCATCACGCCGGCGTTGTTGACCAGCACGTCGAGGTGACCCTGTTCGCGCTCGATGCGGTCGACGGCGGCGACCATCCCCTCGTCGTCGGTCACGTCGAGTTCGACGGCGTGGCGGTCCGTGGCCTCGATGTCGTCAGTATCGCGTGCGCCGGCGTACACAGTCGCGCCGAGGTCGACCAGCCCGTCAGCGATTGCCTTTCCGATGCCCCGCGTCGCTCCGGTAACGAGGGCGACCTGCCCGTCGAGGGAGTCATAGAGCGGAACGTCCATACCCGAGGTTGGGCGGCCGAGCCGAAAAGAAGGGGGGTCGTGGCGAGGCCGCCGCGGCGTCGGGGCCGACCTACCGTTCCTCGTCCCGGCGCATCGCAATCTCGAACCAGGGACAGAGGCGCAGTTGCCGGTAGTACTCGGGGTGCTCGCGTAGTCGCTCGTAGGGAACCCACATGAGACCGTCGACCTCCTCGGGGTTCGGTTCCAGCGACGTGTCGTGGAGTGTGGCCTGTAGGACCGCACAGACCTCCCATTCGAGGCCGGCGTTCTCATAGTAGCGCTTGTACTCGAACCGGTCGGTCACGCGGAGGTCTCCGTACTGCGAGGGGTCGATACCCAGTTCCTCTTCAAGCCGCTCCTCGGTGGCTTCGACCTGCGTCTGGCCCTGGACGGGGTGAGAGGCGACGGTGCCGTCCCAGTGGGTGTCCCAGAGGCGTTTGTTGGCGGCGCGCTGTGCGAGCAGGATTCGGTCGTCCTCGTCGAACAGCAGGGCGGTGAACGCGCGGTGGCGAACCCCGTCGCCGGTGTGGGCGTCGAGCCGATTGACCAGCCCCTCCTCGTTGTCGTCGGCGTCCACCGCGACGACCTCTTGTCGAGCGTTTTCGTGCGTCTCGTCGACCGCGTCGGAACTCATATGTCGTACCTCTCACAGAGGCGCGTATTACGCCCTTCGACTTCCCGTCACCGCGCCGGGTGGTCCGACACGAACTGCTTGAGTATCTGCTCTTCCGCTCGATGGAGCGTTTCACTGCAGGTCGACTTCGCGATACCGACTCGGTCCGCAAGCTCTGTTAGCGAGCACTCCCGCGGCGTGTCGTAGTAGCCCGCCTCGATGGCCTCCTCGACCAGTTCGAACTGGCTCTCGGTGAGCACCTGTTCGGTTTCGAGGTGTTGCCGGATGCGGTCGACGCTGAAGGAGATACCGAACTCCTCCAGCTGCTCGCCGAGTTCGGAGAGCCGCTCCTGTGGCGCGGAGATGTCCCAGACGGCCTCCCCATCCGAGAGCGTAAACGGCATCTCCAGCGGGACGCCCGACCCCTGGACCGGGAACAGCAGGAGCGGCATCGACGTCTCGAACTGCACCAATGCGCT
Proteins encoded in this window:
- a CDS encoding short-chain dehydrogenase, which encodes MDVPLYDSLDGQVALVTGATRGIGKAIADGLVDLGATVYAGARDTDDIEATDRHAVELDVTDDEGMVAAVDRIEREQGHLDVLVNNAGVMDSRDPLDEMPTDIIDHTLDTNLRGAVLMTKYALPLLLAEEGGRVVTMSSGLGAITESQSGGTPAYRISKTGVNGLTKYLDGEYAADGLVANSVCPGYVQTDMTEGSAPRTPEKGAETPVWLARFRPDAPSGRFWRDKAEIEW
- a CDS encoding isopentenyl-diphosphate delta-isomerase — encoded protein: MSSDAVDETHENARQEVVAVDADDNEEGLVNRLDAHTGDGVRHRAFTALLFDEDDRILLAQRAANKRLWDTHWDGTVASHPVQGQTQVEATEERLEEELGIDPSQYGDLRVTDRFEYKRYYENAGLEWEVCAVLQATLHDTSLEPNPEEVDGLMWVPYERLREHPEYYRQLRLCPWFEIAMRRDEER
- a CDS encoding molybdenum cofactor biosynthesis protein MoaB, producing MVDFQSRDTRRGPTDGDDETAEGETGDDEESAAVDTDTEATASEPTEAADTESGNDDIATGESDSTATAAVDDTAENRDEPTTAAEADSSVAEQIDEATAQSSDNQSAAETQDGEVTAATTQSPDEDAQRERHGEAQAATQSADTPEEAAVQTTDTPTAQTGSQDDTSQEQSVTTAVVTVGTATEEGDPTGEAVEAALESTGQTVTARERLRGNYDGIQGTIDRLVGRDDVEVVVTAGGLGVARSEQTLEAVHPLFEKALPGFEEVYRALLFEQQGAGVISIRATAGIADETPVFCLPADPAAARVAIDEIIAAEAPSLVADLS
- a CDS encoding helix-turn-helix domain-containing protein, whose translation is MPHAELTLTIPDEIWIGDVSRTYNDATFRILSALPGEDSGVGLAEITADDLPAVLRDIEGRESVTTLEILSHRDDSALVQFETSMPLLLFPVQGSGVPLEMPFTLSDGEAVWDISAPQERLSELGEQLEEFGISFSVDRIRQHLETEQVLTESQFELVEEAIEAGYYDTPRECSLTELADRVGIAKSTCSETLHRAEEQILKQFVSDHPAR
- a CDS encoding PAS domain-containing sensor histidine kinase; this translates as MVLSPLTVVLLSGVVGMGVAFLVWLHRDRPGAGPLAVFVVAASLWAVTYGIELAVPGLATMERLVQVQLTLSVIIPVAWLVTVIEYTGHPHWLTQRRTALLLIEPAVFVTLVWSNHAHELIWSGRGTQYVSASSVTLVPAYEVVYWGHMSYILLLILAGGVLLLRMLFRSNQVFQGQGLALLLAIAVPTVVQTLFVLGVLPTAFDPTSLGYVASGAVLSVAILRGQLLDVAPVTRELGREAIFTEMDDMVIIVDDERRIVDINAAATALLDGDQTAVLGRSLSQTSPTLAETVPGPGEQTQTEMALDRGGSVRYYDVRVIPLYRAYGVVSGHLISLRDITDRRQREQRLDVLNRLLRHDIRNEMNVVKGNADLLRDTADTDERERLDRIISTVDDIVDRSNKIGRVTEALETEQHSPTALRQLLESVVSDARDRHPDVAITLTCEDDIWIRGGPSVLIALEELVENAVEHQAADADRVTVEITATRAGGTPGARVAVHDNGPGITDHEREVIRSGTETPLKHGSGVGLWLVNWIVRNLGGRMSFPDTDESGTTVELQLPTAEPAHATDDPVAAHSENAD